In a genomic window of Anas acuta chromosome 9, bAnaAcu1.1, whole genome shotgun sequence:
- the SAMD7 gene encoding sterile alpha motif domain-containing protein 7 produces MTPRDHMRKMSMLGEQGALEEKHLYRLASGMAAGELRQRQEMLMRNQLMAANPPLMGTGQQRMQAISSQFEPRLVDRDLLPSTEMMASADPRQIHIASHLGPTVPQHTNMPNILSNRVYPGPGYSFLQPESMEAVARRQELVQKQNIARMEMEMSALFQQKEMEKAHRKGLLGLEAPFLYHGMPASPIAFRGRHRLPEGHLPGDLYVHRTTLDEIHGNTMLMAASPYPPVSALQRERGRRPGRRAGNPKSADCGANGTKNQSEDKTADLASTAVDDEKEDKKEAEVETPNKHEQSKNQTEPSAVAKNCKEFEQDLRKNCAAHEISAESNSCSNTNEKESNSSCAAFDDKYMYPSAIPFSALPYGFPVPSNPLLTPGAHGLILNGEDISTIEDIRKWTVDDVYNFIGSLPGCSDYAQIFKDHAIDGETLPLLTEEHLLDTMGLKLGPALKIRSQVSRRLGNVLYMMNLPLSVPLPSAPGKPSDQPSDIASPLHCNSSGDALDSPCSQGPEASKTVEQIVSESRENPCDTAGSQADFQMITFQKS; encoded by the exons ATGACTCCTCGGGATCACATGAGAAAGATGTCTATGCTGGGGGAGCAAGGAGCTCTCGAGGAGAAGCACTTGTACCGGTTAGCAAGTGGCATGGCAGCAGGAG AACTGCGGCAGCGCCAGGAGATGCTCATGAGGAATCAGCTGATGGCAGCAAACCCCCCGCTAATGGGCACCGGCCAGCAGAGAATGCAGGCGATTTCCTCCCAGTTCGAGCCTCGACTGGTAGACAG agaTTTGTTACCTTCCACCGAAATGATGGCATCAGCTGACCCAAGACAAATTCATATAGCATCCCACCTCGGGCCCACAGTCCCACAGCACACAAACATGCCAAACATATTGTCCAACCGTGTTTATCCAGGCCCAG gaTACAGCTTTCTCCAGCCGGAATCCATGGAGGCTGTGGCCAGAAGGCAGGAACTggttcaaaagcaaaatattgccAG GATGGAAATGGAGATGAGTGCtctttttcagcaaaaagaaatggagaaagctCATCGGAAAGGGCTGCTGGGCCTGGAAGCACCTTTCCTTTACCACGGGATGCCAGCCAGCCCCATTGCTTTCCGCGGCAGGCACAGACTACCTGAAGGCCACCTTCCCGGTGACTTATACGTTCATCGTACCACCCTCGATGAAATTCACGGCAACACTATGCTCATGGCAGCCAGCCCATACCCTCCAGTCAGCGCTTTGCAGAGGGAGAGGGGCCGCCGGCCAGGAAGAAGAGCTGGAAATCCCAAAAGCGCAGACTGTGGTGCCAACGGCACCAAGAACCAATCCGAAGACAAAACTGCGGACCTTGCTTCCACCGCAGTGGATGACGAGAAAGAGGACAAGAAAGAAGCCGAGGTGGAGACACCAAACAAACACgaacaaagcaaaaatcagaCCGAGCCATCTGCAGTTGCCAAAAACTGCAAAGAGTTTGAACAAGACCTGAGGAAAAACTGTGCTGCTCACGAAATTTCTGCTGAAAGCAACAGCTGCAGCAACACAAATGAGAAGGAATCTAATAGCTCTTGTGCTGCGTTTGATGACAAGTACATGTACCCTTCTGCAATCCCCTTCTCAGCACTACCATATGGATTTCCAGTACCCAGCAACCCATTGCTAACTCCAG GAGCACATGGCCTGATCCTGAATGGAGAAGACATTTCTACCATCGAAGACATTCGCAAGTGGACCGTGGATGATGTATACAACTTCATCGGCAGCCTCCCAGGCTGTTCAGATTATGCCCAG ATATTCAAAGACCACGCTATTGATGGAGAAACCCTCCCGCTGCTAACAGAGGAACATCTCCTGGATACGATGGGTTTAAAACTTGGACCAGCGTTAAAAATCCGCTCTCAG GTGTCTCGACGTTTGGGCAACGTGCTCTACATGATGAATCTTCCTTTGTCCGTGCCTCTGCCGTCTGCTCCAGGCAAACCATCAGACCAGCCCTCCGACATCGCCTCCCCTCTTCACTGCAACAGCAGTGGCGATGCACTGGATAGTCCCTGCTCACAAGGTCCAGAAGCTTCAAAAACAGTGGAGCAGATCGTTTCAGAAAGCAGGGAAAATCCGTGTGACACAGCTGGGTCTCAGGCTGACTTCCAGATGATCACTTTTCAAAAAAGTTGA